In the candidate division KSB1 bacterium genome, one interval contains:
- a CDS encoding T9SS type A sorting domain-containing protein yields MKTLGKLFFILILSSMFVGLSNGFAQINSIGSFEGDMPSYWTKGSESGATLTWAKDEFRSMGRSLKIHKPTATADSASWISTNMVDYWSPRHSKDVDIKIGAYIKTMNVNTNPTTDDERWWISYSFWDEAGALIGETKLPIDQSVASSSGFVADTNAVGETILPVEAWTTIIKFVGGKDATGTVWADDFLHVGRGGQWAGQNWNQSVGVPEGWLYWFPPIGGNDGRIENGFENTIVTDEEAYHGLNSLKFDLPFDRIPHDAWVGTKRYLINSESVAPSGTSILNDISTLSGVSGGDVLRISMWLKASSLVPDSAAAYPGTWSVGITPIFHSGYRNNDPYDEIGAHDWVYTFPPVTEFGWTQFYIDVTVPDDPNVKSLSVRPHVYSRFTGTVYYDNLTVEKLNITDVDKGITLNGLPKTYELGNNYPNPFNPSTSIQYALPQDGNVRLAIYNALGQRVRVLVDQALPAGRHEVVWNGKDDHGKTLGSGIYFYRLEIGRIALSKKMLLMQ; encoded by the coding sequence ATGAAAACTCTTGGGAAACTATTTTTTATTTTGATTTTGTCATCGATGTTTGTTGGCTTATCAAATGGTTTTGCTCAAATAAACTCAATTGGCAGCTTTGAGGGTGATATGCCATCTTACTGGACTAAGGGCAGCGAGTCTGGTGCGACCTTGACATGGGCGAAGGATGAGTTTCGTTCGATGGGTCGTTCCCTGAAGATCCACAAGCCAACGGCCACGGCTGATTCGGCTTCCTGGATTTCCACAAACATGGTCGACTATTGGTCGCCACGACACTCAAAAGATGTTGATATCAAGATTGGCGCTTATATCAAGACCATGAATGTCAACACGAATCCTACGACGGATGATGAGCGTTGGTGGATCTCCTATTCATTTTGGGATGAAGCGGGAGCTCTGATCGGTGAAACCAAGCTTCCTATCGACCAAAGCGTTGCCAGTAGTTCTGGTTTTGTTGCGGATACAAACGCAGTTGGTGAAACGATCTTACCGGTAGAAGCGTGGACCACGATCATCAAGTTTGTTGGTGGCAAGGATGCGACCGGCACAGTTTGGGCGGATGATTTTCTTCACGTAGGTCGTGGCGGCCAATGGGCCGGGCAAAACTGGAACCAGTCCGTCGGAGTACCGGAAGGCTGGTTGTACTGGTTTCCGCCCATCGGTGGCAACGATGGCCGCATTGAAAACGGCTTTGAAAACACCATTGTGACAGATGAAGAAGCTTATCACGGATTAAACTCCTTGAAGTTTGATTTGCCGTTTGACCGTATACCACATGATGCCTGGGTAGGTACAAAACGATACTTGATAAATAGTGAGAGTGTTGCCCCTTCTGGTACATCGATCTTAAATGATATATCAACATTATCAGGTGTAAGTGGCGGTGATGTGCTGAGAATAAGTATGTGGCTAAAGGCCAGCAGTTTGGTGCCTGATTCTGCCGCAGCTTATCCTGGTACCTGGTCTGTTGGGATAACACCGATTTTTCACAGCGGTTATCGAAACAATGACCCATATGATGAAATTGGCGCCCATGATTGGGTATATACCTTCCCACCTGTAACCGAATTCGGCTGGACACAATTTTATATCGATGTTACGGTTCCGGATGACCCAAATGTAAAATCACTATCGGTGAGACCGCACGTGTATTCAAGATTCACAGGTACGGTTTATTATGATAATTTGACTGTGGAAAAGTTGAACATCACGGATGTTGACAAGGGAATCACTTTAAACGGACTTCCCAAAACCTACGAGCTGGGAAACAACTATCCGAATCCCTTCAACCCGTCCACTTCGATTCAATATGCTTTACCTCAGGATGGGAATGTTCGTTTGGCAATTTACAACGCACTTGGCCAGAGGGTTAGAGTGCTTGTGGATCAGGCTCTTCCTGCTGGACGACATGAGGTGGTTTGGAATGGTAAGGACGATCACGGCAAAACTCTCGGATCTGGCATCTATTTCTACCGTCTAGAGATCGGCAGAATTGCTTTATCCAAAAAGATGCTTCTAATGCAATAG